In the genome of Dermacentor variabilis isolate Ectoservices chromosome 5, ASM5094787v1, whole genome shotgun sequence, one region contains:
- the LOC142583554 gene encoding uncharacterized protein LOC142583554, giving the protein MAVSNEDVRGSLAKRSDAFEQQSFHGCARLHIDRQLDIQMMTLITITRAVTVLTISHSLGGEVLLVNWTLFLARHYSCIFCLQNVQKGSFQFLRRQEPWRISRFAVLFYTTWVRHNPVRCFLFSIVSSFRLFTGLSSSPALLLLLHSCFQLRSTSVPNALLHDSTVCAPKDYFGHEHHLFQERLLLLLHSLASGVLLIDWTSPRLALLLLLHSCFRLRWVPSTLLHILSLLRSKRNYFGRQHHSFHERLLLLLRSLADGVLLADWTLPGTLALNSGSLCLLSLVAQEKRSSTLIHKDIPGLASRATIFSPIVLPCSIVNASHACLGGFLHCDGVFML; this is encoded by the exons ATGGCGGTGAGCAACGAGGACGTCCGAGGCAGTCTTGCCAAAAG ATCAGATGCTTTTGAGCAACAATCCTTCCACGGCTGTGCACGGTTGCACATCGACCGGCAACTGGACATTCAA ATGATGACCTTGATCACCATCACTCGTGCAGTCACCGTCTTAACTATTTCGCATTCCCTCGGCGGTGAAGTGCTGCTGGTGAACTGGACTTTGTTCCTCGCCCGGCACTACTCCTG TATATTCTGCCTTCAAAATGTTCAAAAGGGAAGTTTTCAGTTTCTGCGGCGTCAAGAACCATGGCGAATTTCGCGTTTCGCCGTTCTCTTCTACACCACATGGGTCAGGCACAATCCAGTCAGGTGTTTTCTATTTTCCATTGTATCTTCCTTTCGTCTTTTCACTGGACTTTCCTCCTCGCCTGCACTACTATTG CTTCTGCACTCCTGTTTTCAATTGCGGTCCACAAGCGTTCCCAACGCGCTGTTGCACGACtctacggtctgcgctccaaaagattacttcgggcacgagcatcacctgttccaggagcgactgctATTGCTTCTACATTCTCTCGCTAGTGGCGTCCTGCTGATAGACTGGACTTCTCCTCGCcttgcactactactg CTTCTGCACTCCTGTTTTCGACTGCGGTGGGTACCTAGCACGCTCCTGCACATACTCTCCCTTCTTCGCTCCAAAAGAAATTACTTCGGGCGCCAGCATCACTCGTTCCATGAGCGACTGCTATTGCTTCTACGTTCTCTCGCCGACGGCGTCCTGCTGGCAGACTGGACTTTGCCTGGTACCCTTGCACTTAATTCTG GTTCCCTGTGTTTGCTGTCGCTTGTGGCGCAAGAGAAACGTTCCAGCACTCTCATTCACAAGGACATTCCTGGCCTTGCCTCACGAGCAACTATCTTCAGCCCGATCGTCTTGCCGTGCTCTATAGTGAATGCGTCGCACGCCTGTCTTGGCGGTTTCCTGCACTGTGACGGCGTGTTCATGCTCTGA
- the LOC142581875 gene encoding leucine-rich repeat transmembrane protein FLRT3-like, whose amino-acid sequence MSRTRERHCLGVAVLLAALAGVAVATPSCLDTSNHYYDEREYTCLGFTSASHFQEHIPRDLTYPRLRFVLKECLVDYIPGSAFTSVPALSLDLNNCKAKTFSKPGANPFDGLEETVSRIGFMHNSTLPESWQLLKNLNRLKEVAFYMMAGLDLTRDFNNLPQSLRRVLIFRSSIARIDDNWLSGLSNLEEVWIQESDLKHFQRSMMPRPAPKLWRLHLQGCGLTSLPRDFSDDLPAMRHLSIEENLITTFDELSLEPLRRERTYVGLYGNPLHCDCRIKFLLSYSDNWRFPVCATPEFLKGRRLNDLSEDLLNCTSPTTTTTTTTTTPAAVPGGFFPFYSDDV is encoded by the exons ATGAGTCGGACAAGAGAAAGACACTGCTTGGGCGTCGCCGTGCTCCTGGCGGCTCTTGCCGGGGTCGCCGTGGCGACGCCTTCGTGCCTCGACACGAGCAATCACTACTACGATGAACGAGAGTACACGTGCTTGGGCTTCACGAGCGCGTCGCACTTCCAAGAGCACATACCCCGCGACCTTACTTACCCGCGGCTTCGGTTCGTTCTCAAGGAGTGCCTCGTCGACTACATCCCGGGCTCGGCGTTCACCTCGGTGCCGGCGCTGTCCCTGGACCTGAACAACTGCAAGGCCAAGACCTTCTCCAAGCCGGGAGCCAATCCGTTCGACGGTCTCGAGGAGACCGTTTCGCGCATCGGATTCATGCACAACAGTACGCTGCCGGAGTCGTGGCAGCTGCTCAAGAACCTGAACCGGCTCAAGGAGGTGGCCTTCTACATGATGGCCGGCCTGGACCTGACGCGCGACTTCAACAACCTGCCGCAGAGCCTTAGGCGCGTGCTCATCTTCCGTTCGAGCATCGCCCGAATCGATGACAACTGGCTGTCGGGACTGAGCAACCTGGAAGAGGTGTGGATCCAAGAGAGCGACCTCAAGCACTTCCAGCGCTCCATGATGCCCAGGCCGGCGCCCAAACTGTGGCGCCTGCACTTGCA AGGTTGCGGACTGACGTCATTGCCAAGAGACTTCAGCGACGATCTGCCAGCCATGCGGCACCTGAGCATCGAAGAGAACCTCATCACCACCTTCGACGAACTGAGCCTCGAGCCGCTCAGAAGGGAACGCACCTACGTCGGACTCTACG GGAACCCCCTTCACTGCGACTGCCGTATCAAGTTTCTGCTAAGTTACTCGGACAACTGGCGGTTCCCGGTGTGCGCCACGCCCGAGTTCCTGAAGGGACGTCGGCTCAACGACCTGAGCGAGGACCTGCTCAATTGTACGAGCCCCACGAccacgacgacgactacgaccaCGACCCCTGCCGCCGTTCCAGGGGGCTTCTTTCCCTTCTACAGCGACGACGTTTGA